AAATAGATCTGTATAGTCATAGTTTTTTCATCAAACCCTTGGCCACACCTGTCTCTGTCAGAATTTGATTTGGATATTCGCCACTCAGGATGAGTAAGACAATCGCCGCGATGAACGAGTCAAACTGATTTGCATAGAATTATATCTTATCGTTGTCACTTTTATGAGGAAATGGTGACCTAGTCTTTGTACCAGCCACTAAGTATTTTAGCTACTTGCTCAATGCATACTGGATGAGGATCCGATTGCATTCAGTCCGTGTGATTTTTTATATGAACCAATAAATCATGCATAATTTTTATAGAATCCCTTGATGCCTTAAAAGAGAAAACTTACTGTAACTTTGCATGCCCTTAATCGGtttatttgttcatattttcagatttaacCAGTCACATGTACCTGCCATAGCAGGGGTGTCTCTGTACAGTTTTTATTGGACAATCAGAATTCAGTTGTCAAAATGTCGAACCGTTCCTTGAACTGAAACCATTTTGTCTTTGTCACCTCTATAACTTGTCAATTTattgtattaatattttgttattcttttctttctttaatcaTCCAGACAAAGTCCGGTCAGCAAACGGATCTGTCATCGTTCATTGCCTAGCCGGGATCTCTCGTTCTCCAACCGTAGCAATTGCCTTTATCATGCGTTACCTCAATATGAACGTCGACGAGGCCTATAAGTAAGTAAACTGCACTGCCATCGATGCATTTCATCTTACAGACTCTGACTATCTTGGCACCAAGCTATAGAACCTTCAGAGATATATATGTTCTAAATAATTTCTTCAATACCTACCCATCAATACTTATGATCAGTAAACTATGTTTAATACTCGACCCGAGCTAAGACCAACATCTTGGTACCTATCTACAAAAGCTTTAACAATCACTCTTTAATTGTCTTtatgaaattcaattcattcactTCGTCTTTAATACCAAAAAGCCAAATTACCAAAGTAACCAAACAACGCACTTAATACTTCATTTAGATCTGACCTGTGAAACTTTTTAATCCCCCTGTGTTGAAGCATAGGAAGAAGACATAAATCTTGTGATGTCCTTTTGATGTAATAGAAAGCTAGGGGGTCGGAAGAAAGTATTTTTAGGGGATGAGTCAGTGAGGTCGGATTGATGGCCCCGGTAGCAGGACTCAGAGGAGGAAATTGGTTGAGGATACAAGGTTAGGTCCGCCAGATAGCAAGGTTGATAGAACATGCGCGATCATAATGAATAGCAATCAACCTCCATGCTTGCCAGGGACCCACCCATACATatttatgttgttgtttttttcaatctctCTGACAATGCCCCGACAATAAACTGACTCCTTATTTGCTAGAAGGGTTTAGATATTTTTTGTCGGGCTAGTTGTTAAGGATTTAAtgtatattttgcatttcttagTAGAATTATAGTGTCAGAGAAAGAAAATTTATTCATGTCTTGTCTGTTATGTTATAGCATCTTTATTGTCATTCCATCATTTAAATTGGATTTtaattaatttgcatttgaaatgttatttggAAAGTATTTTACATTGGATAAGATttctaaattattattttttgttatcaatTATAGGTATGTCAAAGAGAAGAGGGCGACCATATCTCCAAACTTCAACTTCCTCGGTCAGCTCTTGGAGTATGAGAAGATCATCCGAACGAGGCAGGGCCGCCCATCGACCTTACAGCCTTCAGGACCTCCAAAGGAGGACGTTGAGCCTTcagagaagaaggagaaggaggaaggTGCCTGTGCCAGTGAGCCTTCGGTACTGCTGACGTCACCAAAGGAAGACTCATCAAAGGCTGCACATCCCAAGAAGGGCCATGAGGACACCTTGCTTCCGATGAAGCCCAACATCAGGAAACTCAGTTTGGAAAACCTCTCGCTGCCATTGAAGTGCTCCTACATCCCGGGGAAGGCAAGCCCCAGGTTGAGCAGGACTTTGCCCCGTGTCACTTTCGCCGACGCACCCACCACACCTACCTcagaaaacaaatcaataaaaagaTCACTCAGCCGTGACGCCCTTACAGAAGTTGGAACGCAGACGCTTGTAACAGAGAAACGCTCTACAAGCCACCTCACGCTAGACCTAAAGAATGCACCGAGCAGGACTTTGCAACGACCGACAGGTCTTGACGTGAAGAAGACCGCTCTTTTGCTCGATTCACCAGGGGATTCGAAGAAGCCCCGATCCCTCTGCAATAGTCCCTCAGGCCTCCTTGAACAACTTGCTTGGGGTACGAGCCACCTCAGTGTACATTCACCTGAAGTTCGCAATAATAATCCTTTTGTGGAGGCATGCGCAAAGTTTCAGGCTCAGCAGTCAGGCCTGACCACCGGTGTCCAGAGGTCCCACCCAGAGAACTCTAAGAGCAAGGTGGAAAGAACAAAACTGAAATTAGAAGGACTTGTCTCAAACTCTGAAACAATCTGCGCAGAGGTACAAGCTGCTGAGAATTTGATTCCTTCTGCTTCAGGATCATCGGTCCTGACGGCTCCTGCTTCACCCTCGACCAGTCGGAGCCAGAGGCACAAGCACAGTGAGACATCTGTAGGGTTTCAATTTGGACGTTCACGAATAAACCACCCCGACCCTGCTTCAAGCAGCTCAAGGGTCACAAACTCCTCAACCACAAAGGACCAACAAAAACCAAGTGCGCTAAAGAAACCAACTTTTGGACCTCAAAACTCTCCACCCCCTATTCACCCCTCTGCATCCGTTGTTGCAGGAAATGTTTCGAACCCCTTTTTCTCCCGTCAAAGCAGTGGACATTCGGTGACTAGTGACCTAAGTCTTAGCAGCACAGCTTCCCCAGCTTTAGATCCTAGCTCCTGGATGACACCTCATGGTTCAGTTAGCTCTGGGATATCACCAGACATAAACTTAAGTTCTGCTGCAAGTAGTGCCTGCAGTAGTGCTAACCTCAAGCCAGACTCTAATCCGAAATCTAAGGGTTCAGCTGATATGGAAACCCCTCAGGTACTGCCTTCAGGCTGGAACCCTTTCTCATTCCCTCAGGCAAAAACAGATGACAGTCCTAGTAGCAAGGGTGACAGCGTGGTGTGGACAAAGCGTAAGGAATCCGGGAACAGCATCGATGAAGCTGGGCAATCCCAAAGAATCCACCAGTCCCCCACCACGGCAATGGATCGGGTCGCAACGTACATAACCAAGTGTAACTTTGGGTCCCCGGACGTAAGTGACTCTGACTCGTCAGAACCAACACACCCACACAAGAAGAAGTGCAATAATAAAAAGCGACCGAAGCTCCACCCAAGCATCCGCAGCCAGTCTTGCGAAGAAATTGGCTCGTGCTCCCGGGAGGTGGTCACTTCTGAGATCGTTGTTAGTGCGCGACGGGAGATCCTAGAGTACGGTCGGGCGGCGCTCGACCAGGACGAGGAAGACTTTGATACAAGGTCACTGAGCAGTCAACGATCTCTCAGCAGTAGTTGCGAAATGATAGAGGTGTCATGACAGTCACTGAGAGAGACTCTGGTCCCTTGTACATTGTGTGTTATATCATGAATTCATTCAAACATTCTAAATTGCTCTTCGGCCTGCTAATCGCAAACATGGCAGCAAGCTCAGCATAAATCAATCCCGAAAGCCATGACGAAAGatacaaatgtatattcaaattaacatcaaCCTGTTATCTAATAACGTGGGTAAATagctttttcttttcttggtgATTCTAACTCGGTGTGGGTCCTTAGATTTTCGACAATAGCTTACAATTCTagacatagatttttttttaatgacaaccaaaaaacgaaaaaaagttTGTGACCAGTGGTATATTGAGGTATTAACTGAATGACGAGAGtaaatttctgtattttttagtttatttatttcagtatTGGTTTTATTGTATGGATGTGGTATAAACCGATTAATGGATGTGTAACATGAACTTATTGGTGAAGTGTTAACTCATAGACTGCGAAGGCCTGTTGTAGAGGGTGTCTTTGGTAGCTGTAGGGTTAAGCTCTAAATTTTGTGAGGTCTGGTGTTATACATCTAATATCATATATACAGATGGAATTAAAGGGTGACATTCTCCTGGCGAGAGTAATCATACTCTTTATTCTGTTATAAAACTATATATTCTATAACTCCCCAAGTGTTTCTGTGCaatcattacattttttcttGTGGTATCGTTAAGAAACAGATCAAACTTATACTTGTAGCCACAACTTATTTTGTCACAAtattcacaaaaatatatatattctatattCATACCTATTCATTAcatattttgaagtatttttgttgtttttttaaatcaagtcgTGAACGAGTGGTGGTGAAACCGTACGTAGCTAAGGCAAAGAAAAagtcagtgttttttttttaatttaaagacAGTGTTATTGTTTGTTGCATTTCAGTTGTGGGGTATGGTAGGGACATAAGTCTGTCTCTGATTCAGATGCTTATCAAGTTTTGTGTTTCTGTTTTTAATGTTTAGTTGTAGCACGGTGAATATAGCGAGTCTTGTGTTCTGTTTTGCACAGtacaaaataacagaaagtgCGTTGGTCGACaatctttgttttcatttgtttcatatgtttgatgtataatttcaattcagaacaattgtttttttttcatatgcagGTGAACAGTGAAATATTTGTGGTTTTTTAACTGGAAATTTGGTTTTCCCAATTTTGTTTTccccttcccttcttttttttttgtttcctcaTCTGATGGCTTTGTCGGGTAATCTGGTAAAATTCATGACTTAAAGCTCAGGTCCATATCAAAGCGGGGTCCCATTTTacaaagacttgttataataccATCCGCCAATCAGTTTgaaagatttcagtagcttttaactgtaattggaaatttgttattgtaaaagttttatgaaacgggtccctGATCTCGAGTGCCTTTTTCCATGTTCATAAAAATGAGAAGGAAAGGAATTGGAGCAACATGGCTTCAGCATATATCCATAGTGATTCATATGAAATTAATCCTAGATTATCTATGATTGGGGCAGCGTAATAAACCAATTGATAGCAAGTGCAAAtccaaaatacatatttttaattgtttgaaaatCAAAGTGTGTATGATTTCGAACTTTGGAGTCGCTTTTTATTGCAACTCTTGTGCAACAGACCCCTTTACACGGTTTGTTTTTAA
This DNA window, taken from Lytechinus variegatus isolate NC3 chromosome 19, Lvar_3.0, whole genome shotgun sequence, encodes the following:
- the LOC121406364 gene encoding uncharacterized protein LOC121406364 isoform X1, producing MVIQVERNVKTVAAGGKDRGYTSFQSCFPYLCESQNRPPCPARAPLSQPCLPVTNTGPTRVLGFLYLGSQQDVMSEECLKSYGINYVLNVSRSCPIPEFLPQTHFHRIPVRDNHSEKMLPWFDEALEFIDKVRSANGSVIVHCLAGISRSPTVAIAFIMRYLNMNVDEAYKYVKEKRATISPNFNFLGQLLEYEKIIRTRQGRPSTLQPSGPPKEDVEPSEKKEKEEGACASEPSVLLTSPKEDSSKAAHPKKGHEDTLLPMKPNIRKLSLENLSLPLKCSYIPGKASPRLSRTLPRVTFADAPTTPTSENKSIKRSLSRDALTEVGTQTLVTEKRSTSHLTLDLKNAPSRTLQRPTGLDVKKTALLLDSPGDSKKPRSLCNSPSGLLEQLAWGTSHLSVHSPEVRNNNPFVEACAKFQAQQSGLTTGVQRSHPENSKSKVERTKLKLEGLVSNSETICAEVQAAENLIPSASGSSVLTAPASPSTSRSQRHKHSETSVGFQFGRSRINHPDPASSSSRVTNSSTTKDQQKPSALKKPTFGPQNSPPPIHPSASVVAGNVSNPFFSRQSSGHSVTSDLSLSSTASPALDPSSWMTPHGSVSSGISPDINLSSAASSACSSANLKPDSNPKSKGSADMETPQVLPSGWNPFSFPQAKTDDSPSSKGDSVVWTKRKESGNSIDEAGQSQRIHQSPTTAMDRVATYITKCNFGSPDVSDSDSSEPTHPHKKKCNNKKRPKLHPSIRSQSCEEIGSCSREVVTSEIVVSARREILEYGRAALDQDEEDFDTRSLSSQRSLSSSCEMIEVS
- the LOC121406364 gene encoding uncharacterized protein LOC121406364 isoform X2 yields the protein MVIQVERNVKTVAAGGGYTSFQSCFPYLCESQNRPPCPARAPLSQPCLPVTNTGPTRVLGFLYLGSQQDVMSEECLKSYGINYVLNVSRSCPIPEFLPQTHFHRIPVRDNHSEKMLPWFDEALEFIDKVRSANGSVIVHCLAGISRSPTVAIAFIMRYLNMNVDEAYKYVKEKRATISPNFNFLGQLLEYEKIIRTRQGRPSTLQPSGPPKEDVEPSEKKEKEEGACASEPSVLLTSPKEDSSKAAHPKKGHEDTLLPMKPNIRKLSLENLSLPLKCSYIPGKASPRLSRTLPRVTFADAPTTPTSENKSIKRSLSRDALTEVGTQTLVTEKRSTSHLTLDLKNAPSRTLQRPTGLDVKKTALLLDSPGDSKKPRSLCNSPSGLLEQLAWGTSHLSVHSPEVRNNNPFVEACAKFQAQQSGLTTGVQRSHPENSKSKVERTKLKLEGLVSNSETICAEVQAAENLIPSASGSSVLTAPASPSTSRSQRHKHSETSVGFQFGRSRINHPDPASSSSRVTNSSTTKDQQKPSALKKPTFGPQNSPPPIHPSASVVAGNVSNPFFSRQSSGHSVTSDLSLSSTASPALDPSSWMTPHGSVSSGISPDINLSSAASSACSSANLKPDSNPKSKGSADMETPQVLPSGWNPFSFPQAKTDDSPSSKGDSVVWTKRKESGNSIDEAGQSQRIHQSPTTAMDRVATYITKCNFGSPDVSDSDSSEPTHPHKKKCNNKKRPKLHPSIRSQSCEEIGSCSREVVTSEIVVSARREILEYGRAALDQDEEDFDTRSLSSQRSLSSSCEMIEVS